One window from the genome of Bacillota bacterium encodes:
- a CDS encoding ABC transporter permease, protein MRFLPPHGRLALGVILLVVMAACLAPVLSPWDPGFQDRSSVLELPGPRHPFGTDHLGRDTLSRLLWGSRISLTVGVFVSLFSSLVGAAVGLPSGYYGGAIDGVAMRVMEVFAAFPNILLAIALMSAFGPGLAKVVLALTLAGFAGASRLARSEALRLSCQEFVMAARVSGTSDARIILIHILPNSLGPLLVYATSSLGWWVAAEAGLSFLGLAAHPSYPSWGTMIAEAVPFMRTRPLLLWAPCLLLSTVVLGLAFLGDVLESNLSPKSMARPARRGVPRKASP, encoded by the coding sequence ATGAGGTTCCTACCGCCTCATGGCAGGTTGGCGCTGGGCGTGATCCTCCTGGTGGTCATGGCGGCCTGCCTGGCGCCGGTGCTCTCCCCCTGGGACCCTGGCTTTCAGGACCGCTCCTCTGTACTGGAATTGCCAGGCCCGCGCCACCCCTTCGGTACGGACCACCTAGGGCGAGACACGCTCTCCAGGCTCTTGTGGGGCTCCCGTATCTCGCTGACCGTCGGTGTGTTCGTGTCCCTCTTCTCATCACTGGTGGGAGCAGCGGTAGGCCTGCCCTCAGGGTACTACGGAGGGGCCATCGATGGTGTGGCCATGAGGGTGATGGAGGTGTTCGCCGCCTTCCCCAACATCCTCCTGGCCATCGCCTTGATGTCCGCCTTCGGCCCGGGGCTTGCCAAGGTGGTCTTGGCCCTCACCCTTGCCGGGTTCGCGGGTGCCTCAAGACTTGCGAGGTCGGAGGCCCTGCGCCTTTCCTGCCAGGAGTTCGTCATGGCGGCCAGGGTCTCCGGCACCAGTGATGCTCGCATCATCCTCATCCATATCCTCCCCAATTCCCTGGGGCCCTTGCTGGTGTATGCTACGTCGAGCCTGGGGTGGTGGGTGGCCGCCGAGGCTGGCCTCAGCTTCCTAGGCCTTGCTGCTCACCCCTCATACCCCAGCTGGGGCACCATGATCGCGGAGGCGGTGCCCTTCATGAGGACCCGGCCTCTCCTGCTCTGGGCCCCTTGCCTGCTCCTGTCCACAGTTGTCTTGGGCCTGGCCTTCCTGGGTGATGTCCTGGAGAGCAACCTCTCCCCCAAGTCCATGGCGAGGCCTGCCCGCCGCGGTGTGCCACGCAAGGCGTCCCCCTGA
- a CDS encoding ABC transporter permease yields the protein MLSFLARRVAAALIVLLAASFLTFAVGYLAPGDPVKLVLGSKADPEAVERLSKEYGLDRGFWAQFWGYLERALAGDFGYSHRYRGVRVGELLKPTIPATAQVSGVALVLSLLVGVPLGSLCAVMHRSWLDRALIFIASFLSGIPVFVAAFAVLYLVPPVIGPLGNRWLASLVLSGYPAALFLRLTRSSVLEVLAQDYIIAARARGTPTLRLVVRHALANAMPPVIAAAGTVAGALMAGTFFVERVFRVPGMASFAVNSVLSRDHPVMLAVTLLFTAVYTLANLASDVACAMIDPRMRRGEGGPS from the coding sequence ATGCTATCGTTCCTGGCGCGCAGGGTGGCCGCGGCTCTCATCGTGCTCCTGGCTGCGAGCTTCCTAACCTTCGCAGTGGGTTACCTGGCGCCGGGAGACCCCGTCAAGCTGGTCCTGGGGTCCAAGGCTGACCCCGAGGCCGTGGAGCGCTTGAGCAAGGAGTACGGTCTGGACCGGGGATTCTGGGCCCAGTTCTGGGGCTACCTCGAGAGGGCCCTGGCTGGAGACTTCGGGTACTCCCACCGCTACCGTGGTGTAAGGGTTGGCGAGCTTCTCAAACCCACCATCCCAGCCACGGCGCAGGTCAGTGGGGTCGCTCTGGTCCTTTCACTGCTTGTGGGCGTGCCCCTGGGTAGCTTGTGCGCCGTGATGCACCGTTCCTGGCTTGACCGCGCGCTCATCTTCATCGCTTCCTTCCTCAGCGGGATCCCAGTGTTTGTGGCTGCATTTGCCGTCCTGTACCTGGTGCCGCCCGTGATTGGCCCTCTGGGAAACCGGTGGCTCGCCAGCCTGGTGCTATCCGGCTACCCTGCGGCGCTGTTCCTCAGGCTCACCCGGTCCTCCGTGCTGGAGGTACTGGCCCAGGACTACATCATCGCTGCCAGGGCCCGGGGCACCCCTACCCTCAGGCTTGTCGTGCGCCACGCCCTGGCAAATGCCATGCCCCCCGTGATCGCTGCGGCAGGTACCGTGGCAGGGGCGTTGATGGCTGGCACCTTCTTTGTTGAGCGTGTCTTCCGGGTTCCCGGGATGGCCTCCTTCGCCGTTAACTCGGTACTCTCCCGGGACCACCCGGTGATGCTGGCGGTCACCCTGTTATTCACCGCCGTGTACACCCTGGCCAACCTCGCCAGCGACGTGGCATGCGCCATGATAGACCCAAGGATGAGGAGAGGGGAGGGTGGGCCTTCATGA
- a CDS encoding peptide ABC transporter substrate-binding protein, translated as MKFRHLIPAVILLFLSSTFLGCSNAPPGTGIAGKDGEPSVFRVPIIGDPQSLDPAFIADEVSRTVGMNIFAGLLTTDEKGKVVGDLAEDWEVSPDGTVYTFNLRKGVLFHNGREVTAEDVAFSMKRCLDPAAGSPVAHFLLDIDGAAEVLEGTAEDVRGISVVDTHRIMITLSEPRPFFLARMTTPAGWVVPREEVGEAFPAWTSGKPVGAGPFVVDEVRPGDRIILNPFNDYYGGRPALDTVEMVVVTDPSVALFMYTQGELDYTHLMPAEVVQVREETELSKDLKEYPLASTFLLGLNKGKYEPFSDVRVRQAVSLALDREELCDVVWLGTRAPAAGVFAPGMPGYVARRFEVDLERAKALLWESGYEDPSSMPRLTFTAPSIMEGKVMAEYIAHSLQEGLGMPVGVELLEMGAFLERLYAYDLPIVTMGWVADYLDPDAFINSLWHSKSPYNMVRFASTEMDSILEEAARTQDEEERLSLYERAEDIALEDCSWIPLFYGRSTVLVKPYVKGLRHNMMGVLPLDGVTIER; from the coding sequence TTGAAATTCCGGCATTTAATTCCCGCAGTCATCCTGCTATTCCTGTCAAGCACATTCCTGGGATGCTCCAATGCGCCACCTGGTACCGGGATTGCCGGCAAGGATGGGGAGCCCTCTGTCTTCCGGGTGCCCATCATAGGTGACCCACAGAGTCTTGACCCGGCATTCATCGCCGATGAGGTCTCACGGACGGTGGGCATGAACATATTTGCGGGCCTGTTGACTACCGACGAGAAGGGCAAGGTAGTAGGTGACCTGGCCGAAGACTGGGAGGTGTCCCCTGACGGCACGGTCTACACCTTCAACCTGAGAAAGGGCGTCCTGTTCCATAACGGCCGGGAGGTAACCGCGGAGGATGTGGCCTTCAGTATGAAGCGCTGCCTCGATCCGGCTGCGGGTTCACCCGTTGCCCACTTCCTCCTGGATATTGACGGGGCCGCTGAGGTCCTGGAGGGGACGGCCGAGGATGTCAGGGGCATCAGTGTTGTCGATACCCATAGAATAATGATCACCCTCTCGGAGCCACGGCCCTTCTTCCTGGCAAGGATGACCACGCCTGCGGGATGGGTGGTCCCCCGTGAAGAGGTGGGAGAGGCATTCCCGGCTTGGACCAGTGGCAAACCGGTGGGGGCCGGTCCCTTTGTCGTGGACGAGGTGCGCCCCGGTGACCGCATCATCCTGAACCCCTTTAACGACTACTATGGTGGAAGACCAGCGCTGGACACGGTGGAGATGGTGGTCGTGACGGACCCCAGTGTGGCGCTGTTCATGTACACCCAGGGGGAGCTGGACTACACACACTTGATGCCTGCCGAGGTGGTCCAGGTCAGGGAAGAGACTGAGCTCAGCAAGGACCTGAAGGAATACCCCCTGGCATCCACCTTCCTGTTGGGACTCAACAAGGGCAAGTATGAGCCCTTCAGCGACGTCCGGGTTCGCCAGGCGGTATCGCTGGCCCTTGACCGGGAGGAGCTCTGCGATGTTGTGTGGCTTGGCACACGCGCACCTGCGGCCGGCGTGTTCGCCCCGGGCATGCCTGGGTATGTGGCTCGCAGGTTCGAGGTGGACCTGGAGAGGGCCAAGGCTCTCCTCTGGGAGTCCGGGTATGAGGACCCCTCCAGCATGCCAAGACTCACGTTCACGGCTCCCAGCATCATGGAAGGCAAGGTCATGGCTGAGTACATAGCCCATTCCCTTCAGGAGGGGCTGGGCATGCCTGTGGGCGTCGAGCTCCTTGAAATGGGTGCCTTCCTGGAGAGACTGTACGCGTATGATCTCCCCATAGTCACCATGGGCTGGGTGGCGGATTACCTGGACCCTGATGCCTTTATTAACAGCCTTTGGCATTCCAAGAGTCCATATAACATGGTCCGCTTCGCCAGCACAGAGATGGACTCCATCCTTGAGGAGGCTGCCCGGACCCAAGACGAGGAGGAGCGGTTGTCCCTCTACGAGAGGGCTGAAGACATAGCCCTGGAGGATTGCTCCTGGATCCCCTTGTTCTACGGGAGGTCCACTGTGCTGGTCAAGCCCTATGTGAAGGGCCTGAGACACAACATGATGGGGGTTCTCCCCCTAGACGGGGTGACCATAGAGCGATAA